A genomic region of Rheinheimera sp. MMS21-TC3 contains the following coding sequences:
- the rpsA gene encoding 30S ribosomal protein S1 has protein sequence MTENFAQMFEESLNTIETRPGSIVKGTVVAILKDVVMVDAGLKSEAAIPVEQFKAANGEIEVSVGDIIDVALDAIEDGFGETLLSREKAKRHESWVRLEKACEEKETVIGVITGKVKGGFTVEVDGIRAFLPGSLVDVRPVRDTLHLENKDLEFKVIKLDQKRNNVVVSRRAVIESESSHERDQLLETLEEGMEVKGIVKNLTDYGAFVDLGGVDGLLHITDMAWKRVKHPSEIVNVGDEIPVKVLKFDREKQRVSLGLKQMGEDPWAAIASRYPEGARITGRVTNLTDYGCFVEIEEGVEGLVHVSEMDWTNKNIHPSKVVNLGDSVEVMVLEIDEERRRISLGLKQCKANPWEEFAKGFNKNDRVSGKIKSITDFGIFIGLDGGIDGLVHLSDISWNATGEEAVRDFKKGDEVHAVVLQVDPERERISLGIKQMDEDPFNDYLADNKKGAIVKGEVTAVDAKGATVMLQGAVEGYIRVSDIARERTEDASTVLKVGEEVEARLMGVDRKNRVISLSIKAKFEVEEKEAMETVNKKQEEADFGSNAMADAFKAAQKQD, from the coding sequence ATGACTGAAAATTTTGCACAAATGTTTGAGGAAAGCCTCAACACAATCGAAACCCGTCCTGGCTCTATCGTTAAAGGTACAGTTGTTGCTATATTAAAAGACGTTGTTATGGTCGATGCTGGCCTTAAGTCTGAAGCGGCTATTCCTGTAGAGCAGTTTAAAGCGGCAAACGGTGAAATCGAAGTAAGCGTAGGCGATATCATTGATGTAGCACTTGACGCGATTGAAGATGGTTTCGGTGAAACTTTATTATCTCGCGAAAAAGCTAAGCGTCATGAATCTTGGGTACGTTTAGAAAAAGCCTGTGAAGAAAAAGAAACTGTAATCGGTGTTATCACTGGTAAAGTTAAAGGTGGTTTCACAGTTGAAGTTGACGGTATTCGTGCATTCTTACCGGGTTCATTAGTTGACGTACGTCCAGTACGCGATACTTTGCACCTAGAGAACAAAGATCTTGAGTTCAAAGTCATTAAGTTAGACCAGAAGCGTAACAACGTTGTTGTTTCACGCCGTGCTGTTATCGAATCAGAAAGCAGCCATGAACGTGACCAGTTGTTAGAAACTCTGGAAGAAGGCATGGAAGTTAAGGGTATTGTTAAAAACTTAACTGACTACGGTGCTTTCGTAGACTTAGGTGGCGTAGACGGCTTACTACATATCACAGATATGGCATGGAAGCGCGTTAAGCACCCAAGCGAAATTGTTAACGTGGGTGATGAAATCCCAGTTAAAGTATTAAAATTTGATCGCGAGAAGCAACGTGTTTCTTTAGGTCTTAAGCAAATGGGTGAAGATCCATGGGCTGCTATCGCTTCTCGTTACCCAGAAGGTGCTCGCATCACTGGTCGCGTAACTAACCTGACAGACTACGGTTGTTTCGTTGAAATCGAAGAAGGCGTTGAAGGTTTAGTACACGTTTCAGAAATGGATTGGACTAACAAAAACATCCACCCATCTAAAGTTGTTAACTTAGGTGATTCAGTGGAAGTTATGGTTCTAGAAATTGACGAAGAACGTCGTCGTATTTCTTTAGGTCTGAAACAATGTAAAGCTAACCCTTGGGAAGAATTTGCTAAGGGCTTCAACAAAAACGATCGTGTTAGCGGTAAGATCAAGTCAATCACTGACTTTGGTATCTTTATCGGCTTAGACGGCGGTATCGATGGTTTAGTACACTTATCTGATATTTCTTGGAACGCAACTGGTGAAGAAGCCGTTCGTGATTTCAAGAAAGGCGACGAAGTACACGCTGTTGTATTACAAGTTGACCCAGAGCGCGAGCGTATTTCTTTAGGTATCAAGCAAATGGATGAAGATCCATTTAACGATTACCTTGCCGACAACAAAAAAGGTGCTATCGTTAAAGGTGAAGTAACTGCCGTTGACGCTAAAGGCGCTACAGTAATGTTGCAAGGCGCAGTAGAAGGTTATATCCGTGTATCTGATATTGCGCGTGAGCGTACTGAAGATGCCTCTACTGTTCTAAAAGTTGGCGAAGAAGTTGAAGCTCGTTTAATGGGTGTTGATCGCAAAAACCGCGTAATCAGCCTGTCAATCAAAGCTAAGTTCGAAGTCGAAGAAAAAGAAGCTATGGAAACTGTCAATAAGAAGCAAGAAGAAGCTGATTTTGGTAGTAACGCTATGGCTGATGCATTTAAAGCTGCTCAAAAGCAGGATTAA
- the cmk gene encoding (d)CMP kinase, whose protein sequence is MPHNAAVITIDGPGGSGKGTICRLLAQRLGWKLLDSGAIYRVLALAAMHHHIAYDDEDALQPLAAHLDVQFTSDEQGNIRIILEGENVTNTIRTEKVGMVASTIASLPRVREALLRRQRAFAEAPGLVADGRDMGTVVFPKAIVKIFLTATPEERANRRYLELKAKDHDVNISDLLSEIQARDERDINRATAPLKPAADAYILDSTDKSIEQVLAEVLDYAGLKLPALV, encoded by the coding sequence ATGCCACATAACGCAGCTGTGATTACCATTGATGGACCCGGAGGATCGGGGAAAGGCACTATCTGCCGTTTATTAGCTCAACGATTGGGTTGGAAACTACTAGACAGTGGTGCTATTTATCGGGTACTTGCACTCGCCGCTATGCATCACCATATCGCATACGATGATGAAGACGCTTTACAGCCTTTAGCCGCACATTTAGATGTTCAATTTACCAGTGACGAACAAGGCAATATTCGCATCATCTTAGAGGGTGAAAATGTCACTAATACTATCCGTACAGAAAAGGTTGGTATGGTAGCCTCAACCATAGCCTCATTACCAAGAGTAAGAGAAGCCTTATTACGCCGACAGCGGGCTTTTGCCGAAGCACCCGGCCTAGTTGCGGATGGTCGTGACATGGGTACAGTCGTGTTTCCAAAAGCCATCGTTAAAATATTTTTAACCGCTACCCCTGAAGAGCGCGCCAATCGCAGATATTTAGAGTTGAAAGCCAAAGACCATGATGTTAATATCAGCGACCTTTTGAGTGAAATTCAGGCAAGAGATGAGCGCGATATTAATCGTGCTACTGCACCGCTTAAACCCGCTGCAGATGCTTATATCCTAGATTCCACTGATAAATCAATTGAACAAGTGTTGGCAGAGGTGCTGGATTATGCAGGTTTAAAACTCCCTGCATTAGTATAA
- the aroA gene encoding 3-phosphoshikimate 1-carboxyvinyltransferase codes for MKTLTLTPISAISGVVHLPGSKSISNRVLLLAALAQGETNISNLLDSDDVKHMLNALTRLGVNYQLSDCRTHCVMQGLGGLFKSDQPLEIFLGNAGTAMRPLTAALAASDVNVTLVGEPRMYERPIGHLVDALAGWQADINYLQQAGFPPLQINGKPLNGGQIAIDGSISSQFLTAVLMVAPLLKSDSDISIIGDLVSKPYIDITLALMQRFGVTVINNDYKSFSIKGQQQYQSPGACLVEGDASSASYFLAAAAIKGGSVTVTGIGKNAVQGDIYFADALEAMGADVEWGEDYIKVTRNTLTGIDRDYNAIPDAAMTIATTALFAKGDTIIRNVYNWRVKETDRLAAMATELRKVGATVEEGTDYLKISPPSQLKHASIATYNDHRMAMCFSLVALSDTAVTIEDPDCTTKTFPNYFNVFKQLAQG; via the coding sequence ATGAAGACTTTAACCTTAACTCCCATCAGTGCTATATCAGGTGTAGTACATTTACCTGGCTCTAAAAGTATTTCTAATCGAGTATTGCTACTGGCTGCTTTGGCCCAAGGTGAAACTAACATCAGTAATTTGCTTGATAGCGATGATGTGAAGCATATGCTTAATGCCTTAACCAGACTAGGGGTTAATTATCAGTTATCCGACTGTCGTACCCATTGTGTTATGCAAGGTTTAGGCGGCCTGTTTAAAAGTGACCAACCCTTAGAAATATTTTTAGGCAATGCCGGTACCGCTATGCGGCCATTGACAGCAGCTTTAGCGGCATCAGATGTTAACGTTACTTTAGTCGGTGAGCCGCGCATGTATGAAAGGCCTATTGGCCATTTAGTCGATGCTTTAGCTGGTTGGCAAGCCGATATTAATTATTTGCAACAAGCAGGCTTTCCTCCTTTACAAATAAACGGCAAACCATTAAATGGTGGTCAAATTGCTATTGATGGCTCTATATCTAGCCAATTTTTAACTGCAGTGTTAATGGTGGCACCGTTATTAAAAAGCGATAGTGACATTAGCATTATTGGCGACTTAGTGTCTAAACCCTACATTGATATTACCTTAGCATTAATGCAGCGTTTTGGCGTCACTGTCATAAATAATGACTATAAAAGCTTTAGCATTAAAGGCCAGCAACAGTATCAATCACCAGGGGCATGTTTAGTTGAAGGCGATGCCTCATCGGCCTCTTACTTTTTGGCTGCAGCGGCTATTAAAGGCGGTAGCGTAACGGTAACAGGTATTGGTAAAAATGCGGTCCAAGGTGATATTTATTTTGCAGATGCCTTAGAGGCAATGGGCGCCGATGTAGAGTGGGGAGAAGACTACATTAAGGTTACGCGTAACACTTTGACTGGTATCGACCGCGATTATAATGCTATACCTGATGCTGCTATGACTATTGCTACCACTGCTTTGTTTGCTAAAGGCGATACTATTATTCGCAATGTTTATAACTGGCGAGTAAAAGAAACTGATCGCTTAGCGGCTATGGCAACCGAGCTAAGAAAAGTAGGGGCAACAGTTGAAGAAGGCACTGATTATTTAAAAATCAGCCCACCTAGTCAGCTTAAACATGCCAGTATCGCTACCTATAACGATCATCGTATGGCGATGTGTTTTTCTTTAGTGGCGCTTAGTGATACTGCAGTTACCATTGAAGATCCAGATTGTACGACTAAAACATTTCCTAACTATTTTAATGTCTTTAAACAGTTAGCTCAGGGGTAA
- the serC gene encoding 3-phosphoserine/phosphohydroxythreonine transaminase, producing the protein MTSFNFCAGPAMLPAAVMQQAQQELLNWQQQGCSVMEVSHRSDSFVSMAAQAEQDLRDLLNIPTNYKVLFMHGGGRGQFSAVPLNLLQPTNGNKSEQGADYFISGAWSKSAVAEAEKYGQIKAIDIRCQSDLGLRSLVAPEQWQISSAANYVHCCPNETVDGLEFTSLPTTDKPIIADLSSTILSRPIDVSRYGIIYAGAQKNIGPSGLSIAIVREDLLPAANNSIPSVLDYRLAAEHDSMYNTPPTFAWYLAGLVFKWLKQQGGVTEMATRNQKKSSLLYDFIDKSDFYHNDVDLAYRSWMNVPFLLADDRLNDAFLEQAEHHGLLALKGHRMVGGMRASIYNAMPIEGVQMLISFMQEFERVNG; encoded by the coding sequence ATGACTAGCTTTAATTTTTGTGCCGGTCCAGCTATGTTGCCCGCAGCTGTTATGCAACAAGCACAACAAGAGCTATTAAATTGGCAACAACAAGGTTGCTCGGTGATGGAAGTTAGTCATCGCAGTGATAGTTTTGTATCTATGGCAGCGCAAGCTGAGCAAGACCTGCGAGACTTACTAAATATTCCTACAAACTACAAAGTGCTGTTTATGCATGGTGGTGGCCGCGGCCAGTTTTCGGCAGTGCCATTAAACTTACTCCAGCCTACAAATGGCAATAAATCAGAGCAGGGTGCTGATTACTTTATCTCAGGTGCTTGGTCTAAATCAGCCGTTGCTGAAGCTGAAAAATATGGTCAGATCAAGGCTATCGATATTCGTTGCCAATCTGATTTGGGCCTACGCAGTTTAGTTGCGCCAGAGCAGTGGCAAATAAGCTCTGCAGCAAACTATGTTCACTGTTGCCCAAATGAAACCGTTGATGGTTTAGAGTTCACCAGTTTGCCTACTACTGATAAACCTATCATTGCAGATCTGTCATCGACTATATTGTCACGGCCAATAGATGTTAGCCGCTACGGTATTATCTATGCCGGTGCTCAAAAGAATATTGGCCCATCAGGATTATCCATAGCCATAGTACGTGAAGACTTATTACCTGCAGCAAATAACAGTATTCCCTCAGTTTTAGATTATCGTTTAGCGGCTGAACACGACAGCATGTATAACACACCACCTACCTTTGCATGGTATTTAGCCGGTTTAGTCTTTAAATGGTTAAAACAACAAGGTGGCGTAACTGAAATGGCAACGCGTAACCAAAAAAAATCATCTCTACTTTATGATTTTATTGATAAAAGTGATTTTTATCATAATGATGTCGATCTTGCTTATCGCTCGTGGATGAATGTGCCATTTTTGTTAGCTGACGACAGATTAAATGACGCTTTTTTAGAGCAAGCTGAACACCATGGCTTATTAGCACTTAAAGGTCACCGTATGGTCGGTGGCATGCGTGCTAGTATCTATAACGCTATGCCTATAGAGGGCGTACAAATGTTAATTAGCTTTATGCAAGAATTTGAGCGCGTTAACGGATGA
- the gyrA gene encoding DNA gyrase subunit A: MTDLAKEIVPINIEDELKNSYLDYAMSVIVGRALPDVRDGLKPVHRRVLFAMKELGNDWNKAYKKSARVVGDVIGKYHPHGDSAVYDTIVRMAQPFSLRYMLVDGQGNFGSVDGDSAAAMRYTEVRMARIAHELLADLDKETVDFVPNYDGTELIPEVMPTKIPNLLINGSSGIAVGMATNIPPHNITEVINGCLAIIANPDIELHELMQHIPGPDFPTAGIINGRKGIEEAYATGRGKVYIRAKTEIETDENTGRETIIVNEIPYQVNKARLIEKIAELVKEKRIEGISALRDESDKDGMRIVIELKRGESSEVMLNQLYRNTQMQAVFGINMVSLDRGQPKLLGLKAMLECFILHRREVVTRRTVFDLRKARDRAHILEGLAIALANIDEIIELIKKSNSPAEAKVSLVERGWLLGDVSAMLERAGQDAARPEWLEEHFGIRDNQYFLTEQQAQAILDLRLHRLTGLEHEKILDEYKQLLELIAELLHILNTPARLMEVICEELEAAKAQYGDERRTDIQDNMLDINMEDLITEEDVVVTLSHLGYAKYQALSDYEAQRRGGRGKAATTVKDEDFVDKLLIASTHDTILCFSTRGRMYWLKVYQLPLASRTARGKPIINILPLEDGERINAILPVREYEEGKYVFMATANGTVKKTALTEYSRPRANGIIAVNLNEGDHLIDVGLTDGSNEIMLFSDDGKVVRFAEEQVRSMGRTATGVRGIRLREGGSVVSLIIPNGDSPILTVTENGYGKRTALSEYPAKNRATQGVVSIKVSERNGLVIGATQVSNMDEIMMISNRGTLVRTRVSEVSEVGRNTQGVILIRTIDQEKVVGLARIDEIQLSEEEIAAEAETTEIIAEDTEVNADTTATDASDDVIQDADETEDPAQ, translated from the coding sequence ATGACAGATCTGGCCAAAGAAATAGTTCCTATTAATATCGAAGATGAGCTAAAAAACTCCTACCTCGACTATGCAATGAGTGTCATTGTCGGCCGTGCCTTACCAGACGTAAGGGATGGGTTAAAACCGGTTCACCGTCGCGTATTATTTGCGATGAAAGAACTGGGTAATGATTGGAATAAAGCCTATAAAAAATCTGCCCGTGTGGTAGGTGACGTTATTGGTAAATATCACCCACACGGCGACAGTGCTGTTTACGATACAATAGTTCGTATGGCTCAGCCTTTTTCATTACGCTATATGTTAGTTGATGGCCAAGGTAACTTTGGTTCTGTTGACGGCGACTCTGCAGCGGCAATGCGTTATACCGAAGTAAGAATGGCACGCATTGCTCATGAGTTATTAGCTGATCTTGATAAAGAAACCGTCGACTTTGTACCTAACTATGATGGTACAGAGCTGATCCCTGAAGTTATGCCCACTAAGATCCCTAATTTATTAATTAACGGTTCATCTGGTATAGCTGTAGGTATGGCGACCAATATTCCGCCACATAATATTACTGAAGTGATTAATGGCTGCTTAGCCATTATAGCTAACCCCGATATAGAGTTGCATGAACTAATGCAACATATCCCAGGCCCAGACTTCCCAACTGCCGGTATTATTAATGGTCGCAAAGGTATTGAAGAAGCCTATGCCACAGGCCGCGGTAAAGTTTATATTCGTGCTAAAACCGAAATAGAAACGGATGAAAACACTGGTCGTGAAACCATTATTGTTAATGAGATCCCATATCAAGTTAACAAAGCCCGTTTAATTGAAAAAATAGCCGAGCTAGTAAAAGAGAAACGCATCGAAGGTATCTCAGCATTACGTGACGAGTCTGATAAAGACGGTATGCGCATTGTTATAGAGCTTAAACGCGGTGAATCATCAGAAGTTATGCTAAATCAGCTGTACCGCAATACCCAGATGCAAGCGGTGTTTGGCATTAATATGGTGTCATTAGATAGAGGCCAACCTAAACTGCTTGGTTTAAAAGCCATGTTAGAATGCTTTATCTTACACCGTCGTGAAGTGGTTACCCGTCGTACCGTATTTGATTTGCGTAAAGCTCGCGATAGAGCACATATTTTAGAAGGCCTAGCGATTGCTTTAGCAAATATTGATGAAATTATCGAGCTAATTAAAAAATCAAACAGCCCAGCAGAAGCTAAAGTAAGTTTAGTTGAGCGCGGTTGGTTATTAGGCGATGTTAGTGCCATGCTTGAGCGCGCTGGCCAAGATGCCGCTCGTCCTGAGTGGTTAGAAGAACACTTTGGTATTCGTGATAACCAATATTTCTTAACTGAACAACAAGCCCAAGCTATTTTAGATTTACGTCTACATAGACTTACTGGTTTAGAACATGAAAAGATTCTAGACGAATATAAACAGTTATTAGAACTTATAGCAGAACTTTTACACATTCTTAATACGCCGGCGCGTTTAATGGAAGTAATTTGTGAAGAGCTAGAAGCCGCTAAAGCCCAATATGGTGATGAGCGCCGTACTGATATTCAAGATAATATGCTTGATATCAACATGGAAGATTTAATTACTGAAGAAGATGTTGTTGTAACGCTTTCTCACTTAGGTTATGCCAAGTATCAAGCTTTATCTGACTACGAAGCTCAGCGTCGTGGCGGTAGAGGTAAAGCGGCAACAACCGTAAAAGATGAAGACTTTGTAGATAAACTACTTATAGCTAGTACTCATGATACCATCTTATGCTTCTCGACCCGAGGCCGTATGTATTGGCTGAAAGTGTATCAATTACCACTTGCTAGCCGTACTGCTCGCGGTAAGCCAATTATTAATATACTGCCACTGGAAGATGGTGAACGTATTAACGCCATTTTACCGGTTCGTGAATACGAAGAAGGTAAATACGTCTTTATGGCAACAGCAAATGGTACTGTTAAAAAGACAGCATTAACTGAGTACTCTCGTCCACGCGCTAACGGTATTATTGCGGTTAACCTTAATGAAGGTGATCACCTAATAGATGTTGGTTTAACTGACGGTAGCAATGAAATTATGTTGTTCTCAGATGACGGTAAAGTAGTACGTTTTGCTGAAGAGCAAGTTCGTAGTATGGGCCGTACCGCCACAGGTGTACGCGGTATCCGTTTACGTGAAGGCGGTTCTGTTGTCTCGTTAATTATTCCTAATGGCGATAGCCCCATTTTAACGGTTACTGAAAATGGTTACGGTAAGCGTACTGCATTATCTGAATACCCTGCTAAAAACCGTGCTACTCAAGGTGTGGTATCTATTAAAGTCTCTGAGCGTAACGGTTTAGTGATTGGTGCGACCCAAGTAAGCAATATGGACGAAATTATGATGATTTCTAACCGTGGTACCTTAGTACGTACCCGTGTTAGCGAAGTGTCTGAGGTTGGTCGTAACACCCAAGGCGTCATTCTAATTCGTACTATAGACCAAGAGAAAGTGGTTGGTTTAGCAAGAATTGATGAAATTCAATTAAGCGAAGAAGAAATTGCAGCTGAGGCAGAAACAACTGAAATAATAGCAGAAGATACAGAAGTTAATGCTGATACCACAGCTACAGATGCGTCAGATGATGTTATTCAAGATGCTGACGAAACTGAAGATCCAGCCCAATAA
- the ubiG gene encoding bifunctional 2-polyprenyl-6-hydroxyphenol methylase/3-demethylubiquinol 3-O-methyltransferase UbiG, whose translation MTIHTNVDPAEIAKFNDIASRWWDPAGEFKPLHLLNPVRLSYISDQVQGLFGKAIIDVGCGGGILAESMAKAGANVSGIDMAEDSLTVAKLHALEASVEVNYQQSTAESYAAEYAEQFDIVTCMEMLEHVPEPMSVIQACADLAKPGGWLFFSTLNKSWKAWALAIVAAERVLKLVPQGTHEFDKFIRPSTLMRFIEQAGLEVVDTTGLHYNPLTESFKTGPGVDVNYIVVAKKPE comes from the coding sequence ATGACCATTCATACTAATGTAGATCCAGCAGAAATTGCTAAATTTAATGATATTGCTTCACGCTGGTGGGATCCCGCCGGTGAATTTAAACCCTTACATTTATTAAACCCGGTTCGGCTAAGTTACATTAGTGACCAGGTGCAAGGCCTTTTTGGCAAAGCTATCATAGATGTTGGCTGTGGCGGCGGAATCTTAGCTGAAAGCATGGCTAAAGCCGGGGCGAATGTCAGTGGTATTGATATGGCTGAAGACTCGCTAACAGTAGCTAAACTGCATGCTTTAGAAGCGAGTGTAGAAGTTAATTATCAACAAAGTACCGCTGAAAGCTATGCAGCAGAGTATGCCGAACAATTTGATATCGTCACTTGTATGGAGATGCTTGAGCATGTGCCAGAGCCAATGTCAGTTATTCAAGCTTGCGCCGACTTAGCTAAGCCAGGAGGCTGGTTATTTTTTTCAACCTTAAATAAAAGCTGGAAAGCTTGGGCCTTAGCTATTGTAGCTGCAGAGCGTGTGTTAAAGCTTGTGCCGCAAGGGACACATGAGTTTGATAAGTTTATTCGTCCTTCAACTTTAATGCGCTTTATTGAACAAGCTGGCTTGGAAGTAGTTGACACTACAGGCTTACATTATAATCCTTTAACAGAAAGCTTTAAAACTGGCCCCGGTGTTGATGTCAATTACATTGTCGTCGCAAAAAAGCCAGAATAA
- the nrdA gene encoding class 1a ribonucleoside-diphosphate reductase subunit alpha, translating to MTQSLYVSKRDGRREPLDLDKIHRVIDWAAEGLSNVSVSQVELKSHIQFYDGIKTEDIHETIIKSAADLICKDSPDYQYLAARLAVFHLRKKAYGQFEPPALYSHVVKMVKNNRYDSHILEDYSEAELVQLDSYIDHSRDLNFSYAAVKQLEGKYLVQNRVSGEIYESAQFLYMLVAACLFANYPKSTRLDYVRRFYDACSLFKLSLPTPIMAGVRTPTRQFSSCVLIECDDSLDSINAASSAIVKYVSQRAGIGINAGRIRALGSPIRNGEAFHTGCIPFYKHFQTAVKSCSQGGVRGGAATLFYPLWHLEVESLLVLKNNRGVEENRVRHLDYGVQFNRLMYTRLIKDDYITLFSPSDVPGLYDAFFEDQEKFEQLYVKYEADSSIRKKRIKAIELFTLFMQERASTGRIYLQNVDHCNTHSPFNPKVAPVRQSNLCLEIALPTKPLNNVNDPEGEIALCTLSAFNLGAIEDLSELEELAELAVRSLDSLLDYQDYPIPAAYHATMNRRTLGVGVINYAYYLAKNGVKYSDGSANALTHRTFEAIQYYLLKASNKLAKEFGPCLKFAETTYADGILPIDTYKKDLDKICAEPLQLDWEQLRTQITTHGLRNSTLTALMPSETSSQISNATNGIEPPRGHISIKASKDGILKQVVPEYERLKDQYELLWELPNNDGYIALVAIMQKFVDQAISANTSYDPNKFGGGKVPMKVLLKDLLTAYKLGVKTLYYHNTRDGASDIQDDMQAESDDDCAGGACKI from the coding sequence ATGACTCAATCTCTTTACGTGTCAAAACGTGACGGCCGCCGTGAACCCTTAGACCTAGATAAAATCCACCGAGTTATAGACTGGGCCGCGGAAGGTTTATCTAATGTGTCGGTATCTCAAGTTGAACTAAAATCGCATATTCAGTTTTATGATGGTATTAAAACAGAAGATATTCACGAAACGATTATTAAATCTGCCGCTGACTTAATTTGTAAAGATAGCCCTGACTATCAATACTTGGCAGCTCGTTTAGCTGTATTTCATTTACGCAAGAAAGCCTATGGTCAATTTGAGCCACCAGCCTTATATAGCCATGTAGTAAAAATGGTTAAAAACAACCGTTACGATAGCCATATTCTTGAAGACTATAGCGAAGCTGAGTTAGTCCAATTAGATAGTTATATTGATCATAGCCGTGATTTAAACTTTAGCTACGCAGCTGTTAAGCAGCTAGAAGGTAAGTATTTAGTTCAAAACCGCGTTAGTGGTGAAATATACGAAAGTGCTCAGTTCTTATATATGCTAGTGGCAGCTTGCTTATTTGCTAACTACCCTAAATCGACCCGTTTAGATTATGTTCGCCGTTTTTACGATGCTTGTTCACTGTTTAAATTGTCGTTACCAACACCAATTATGGCTGGTGTGCGTACACCAACGCGTCAGTTTAGCTCTTGTGTTTTAATTGAATGTGATGACAGCTTAGATTCAATTAATGCTGCTTCTAGCGCTATAGTTAAGTATGTAAGCCAACGCGCTGGTATTGGTATTAATGCTGGCCGTATCCGTGCTTTAGGCAGCCCAATTCGTAATGGTGAAGCTTTTCATACTGGTTGCATTCCGTTTTATAAACATTTTCAAACGGCTGTTAAAAGTTGCTCGCAAGGTGGTGTACGTGGTGGTGCGGCCACCCTATTCTATCCATTATGGCACTTAGAAGTTGAGTCATTATTAGTATTAAAAAATAACCGTGGTGTGGAAGAAAACCGTGTTCGTCATTTAGACTACGGGGTGCAATTTAACCGCTTAATGTATACCCGTTTAATAAAAGATGACTATATCACTTTATTTAGCCCATCAGACGTACCTGGGTTATACGATGCATTTTTTGAAGATCAAGAAAAGTTTGAGCAGCTTTATGTAAAATACGAAGCCGATAGTAGCATTCGTAAAAAACGTATCAAGGCAATAGAGTTATTTACCTTATTTATGCAAGAACGTGCTAGTACAGGCCGTATTTATTTGCAAAACGTAGATCACTGTAATACCCACAGCCCGTTTAATCCTAAAGTGGCACCGGTAAGACAAAGTAACTTATGTCTTGAAATTGCTTTACCTACTAAGCCTTTAAATAACGTTAATGATCCTGAGGGCGAAATTGCTCTTTGTACCTTATCTGCTTTTAACTTAGGTGCCATTGAAGATTTATCTGAATTAGAAGAATTAGCAGAACTTGCAGTACGTTCGCTTGATAGCTTATTAGACTATCAAGACTACCCTATTCCAGCGGCTTACCATGCCACTATGAATCGTCGTACTTTAGGTGTTGGTGTTATTAACTATGCCTATTATCTGGCTAAAAATGGCGTTAAATACTCAGATGGCTCTGCTAATGCGTTAACCCATCGTACTTTTGAAGCTATTCAGTATTACTTACTTAAAGCTTCAAACAAATTAGCGAAAGAATTTGGTCCATGTTTAAAGTTTGCCGAAACTACTTATGCCGACGGTATTTTACCAATTGATACTTATAAAAAAGATTTAGATAAAATTTGTGCAGAGCCACTGCAATTAGATTGGGAACAGCTAAGAACACAAATAACAACTCATGGCTTGCGTAACTCAACCCTAACGGCGTTAATGCCATCAGAAACCTCATCGCAAATTTCTAACGCGACCAATGGTATTGAGCCACCTCGTGGCCACATTAGTATTAAAGCCAGTAAAGACGGTATTTTAAAGCAAGTAGTTCCAGAGTATGAGCGATTAAAAGATCAGTATGAATTATTATGGGAACTGCCTAATAACGATGGCTATATTGCATTAGTGGCTATCATGCAAAAGTTTGTTGATCAGGCTATTTCTGCCAATACCAGTTATGACCCAAACAAGTTTGGCGGCGGTAAAGTGCCAATGAAAGTGTTATTAAAAGATTTACTTACTGCTTATAAACTAGGTGTTAAAACCTTGTATTACCACAATACGCGTGATGGTGCTTCAGATATACAAGATGATATGCAAGCTGAGTCAGATGATGACTGTGCAGGCGGCGCTTGTAAAATTTAA